A window of the Gossypium hirsutum isolate 1008001.06 chromosome A05, Gossypium_hirsutum_v2.1, whole genome shotgun sequence genome harbors these coding sequences:
- the LOC107958534 gene encoding protein LIGHT-DEPENDENT SHORT HYPOCOTYLS 6, whose protein sequence is MDSASVGGAATDPNSINEGPSSAVVTALATPPTVSQQGGAGESSSSPAPPSRYESQKRRDWNTFLQYLKNHKPPLTLARCSGAHVIEFLKYLDQFGKTKVHITGCPYFGHPNPPAPCSCPLKQAWGSLDALIGRLRAAYEENGGRPESNPFAARAVRIYLREVREGQAKARGIPYEKKKRKRSTVNTTAVGVNFSVAATQSIDGGGGSGGGGDDIAGGTAANVATATTATATATATTTNG, encoded by the exons atGGATTCTGCTTCTGTAGGGGGTGCTGCAACCGATCCGAATAGCATCAACGAGGGTCCATCATCTGCTGTAGTTACAGCTCTAGCAACGCCGCCCACGGTTTCACAACAAGGTGGAGCTGGTGAGTCGTCTTCTTCCCCAGCTCCACCGAGTCGCTACGAGTCACAAAAGCGTCGAGACTGGAACACTTTCTTGCAGTACTTGAAGAACCATAAGCCCCCATTAACACTAGCTCGTTGCAGTGGTGCCCACGTCATTGAGTTCTTGAAATACCTTGACCAGTTTGGCAAAACTAAGGTTCACATAACGGGTTGTCCTTATTTCGGACATCCAAATCCACCTGCTCCTTGCTCTTGCCCACTCAAGCAAGCATGGGGTAGCCTCGACGCGCTGATCGGACGGCTTAGAGCTGCTTATGAAGAAAACGGTGGACGTCCAGAATCAAACCCTTTTGCCGCGAGGGCTGTGAGGATTTATTTGAGGGAAGTGAGAGAAGGGCAGGCTAAAGCTAGAGGGATTCCTTACGAGAAGAAGAAGCGAAAAAGGTCTACAGTCAACACTACTGCTGTTGGGGTCAACTTCTCGGTGGCAGCCACTCAATCTATTGATGGTGGTGGGGGTAGCGGCGGTGGCGGAGATGATATTGCCGGTGGAACTGCTGCTAATGTTGCTACTGCCACCACCGCTACTGCTACTGCTACTGCTACCACAACTAAC GGCTAA
- the LOC107958536 gene encoding transcription initiation factor TFIID subunit 15b isoform X3, producing the protein MYGQDGGQVAHPYDGGGGGGNGGYVGGRGGGGGYGPSSKNRGAGGYQGGDSGRGGGRGGGGRDGDWLCPNPRKIYLFSAFDF; encoded by the exons ATGTACGGTCAGGACGGAGGTCAAGTTGCCCATCCTTACgacggtggtggtggtggtggaaaTGGCGGTTATGTTGGCGGCCGAGGAGGAGGTGGGGGATACGGTCCTAGTTCTAAAAATCGCG GTGCTGGAGGTTATCAAGGAGGAGACAGTGGAAGAGGTGGTGGCCGTGGTGGAGGAGGCAGAGACGGTGATTGGCTTTGCCCGAATCCCAGGAAAATTTATCTGTTCTCTGCTTTTGATTTTTAG
- the LOC107958536 gene encoding transcription initiation factor TFIID subunit 15b isoform X2: MYGQDGGQVAHPYDGGGGGGNGGYVGGRGGGGGYGPSSKNRVGAGGYQGGDSGRGGGRGGGGRDGDWLCPNPRKIYLFSAFDF; the protein is encoded by the exons ATGTACGGTCAGGACGGAGGTCAAGTTGCCCATCCTTACgacggtggtggtggtggtggaaaTGGCGGTTATGTTGGCGGCCGAGGAGGAGGTGGGGGATACGGTCCTAGTTCTAAAAATCGCG TAGGTGCTGGAGGTTATCAAGGAGGAGACAGTGGAAGAGGTGGTGGCCGTGGTGGAGGAGGCAGAGACGGTGATTGGCTTTGCCCGAATCCCAGGAAAATTTATCTGTTCTCTGCTTTTGATTTTTAG
- the LOC107958536 gene encoding transcription initiation factor TFIID subunit 15b isoform X1, translated as MYGQDGGQVAHPYDGGGGGGNGGYVGGRGGGGGYGPSSKNRDYSVGAGGYQGGDSGRGGGRGGGGRDGDWLCPNPRKIYLFSAFDF; from the exons ATGTACGGTCAGGACGGAGGTCAAGTTGCCCATCCTTACgacggtggtggtggtggtggaaaTGGCGGTTATGTTGGCGGCCGAGGAGGAGGTGGGGGATACGGTCCTAGTTCTAAAAATCGCG ATTATTCAGTAGGTGCTGGAGGTTATCAAGGAGGAGACAGTGGAAGAGGTGGTGGCCGTGGTGGAGGAGGCAGAGACGGTGATTGGCTTTGCCCGAATCCCAGGAAAATTTATCTGTTCTCTGCTTTTGATTTTTAG
- the LOC107906290 gene encoding protein FLC EXPRESSOR, with protein sequence MHKAVWQHIKQRATRIVVSTANMAGRNHLTPPSSLTRSVTERHIIHQHHHLEDRIAIQHREIQTLLLDNQRLAAAHVALKQDLALAQQEIRHLTAASANVKSERDAEVREVYERSLKMDAEARAVDAMTAELACVRADVKKFMADNKELTAELEAVNDELAKARMEVKQVPVLMADMEAVRKEIHKGRTAIELEKKTRASNLEQRKILEKNMVLVARELEKLQAQLGLANAEKRAREAAAPTTATATANPIPTYNGNYGNIDAKYGGSYSMPQAGATCPQSVPGAGAGTMPPVTLEGQGSHTPNVNQTGLQSVSNVPLENQVVQL encoded by the exons ATGCATAAGGCAGTTTGGCAGCATATTAAACAAAGAGCAACAAGGATTGTTGTATCGACGGCGAATATGGCCGGTCGTAACCACCTTACACCGCCGTCATCATTAACCCGCTCCGTCACCGAACGCCACATCATTCATCAGCACCACCACCTCGAAGACCGAATCGCCATCCAACACCGCGAGATCCAAACCCTCCTCCTCGACAACCAACGCCTCGCCGCCGCCCATGTGGCTCTTAAGCAGGATCTTGCACTCGCCCAGCAAGAAATTCGTCATTTAACGGCAGCCTCTGCCAACGTCAAATCTGAGAGGGACGCGGAGGTGAGGGAGGTCTACGAGAGGTCATTGAAGATGGACGCCGAAGCGCGCGCCGTGGATGCTATGACCGCTGAGCTGGCTTGTGTACGGGCTGATGTGAAGAAGTTTATGGCGGATAACAAGGAGCTAACTGCGGAATTGGAGGCTGTTAATGATGAGCTAGCCAAGGCAAGAATGGAAGTGAAGCAAGTTCCCGTACTTATGGCGGATATGGAAGCTGTACGGAAAGAAATCCATAAAGGAAG GACTGCTATTGAACTTGAAAAGAAGACACGTGCTAGTAACCTTGAACAacgaaaaatcttggagaaaaataTGGTCCTCGTGGCTCGGGAATTAGAAAAACTTCAAGCACAACTTGGACTTGCTAATGCAGAGAAGAGAGCAAGGGAGGCAGCTGCACCAACAACAGCGACAGCGACAGCCAACCCAA TCCCCACATACAATGGAAACTATGGAAATATTGATGCCAAGTATGGAGGAAGCTATTCCATGCCTCAG GCTGGTGCGACATGCCCGCAATCTGTGCCTGGAGCTGGGGCTGGGACGATGCCCCCTGTTACTTTAGAGGGTCAAGGGTCTCATACACCTAATGTCAATCAAACTGGTTTACAATCCGTGTCTAATGTTCCTTTAGAAAACCAAGTAGTTCAGCTATAG
- the LOC107960766 gene encoding LOB domain-containing protein 12, producing MRSCSPCAACKLLRRRCAEDCIFAPYFPSQDPHRFAIVHKVFGASNVSKALQELPEDQRGDAASSMVYEANARARDPVYGCVGAISYLQNQVSQLQMQLTVAQTELLRIKMHQDSPSPPYLAPTNNFNNIDSQPEYLNFPPSTNVIQDPSLKTESIWT from the exons ATGAGAAGTTGTTCACCATGCGCAGCCTGCAAACTCCTCAGGCGTCGGTGCGCCGAAGATTGCATCTTTGCCCCTTACTTCCCTTCTCAGGACCCGCACAGGTTTGCTATTGTTCACAAAGTCTTCGGCGCTAGCAATGTCAGCAAAGCGTTGCAG GAGCTTCCTGAAGACCAGAGAGGCGACGCTGCGAGTAGCATGGTTTACGAAGCAAATGCAAGAGCGAGAGATCCTGTTTATGGATGTGTTGGGGCCATATCCTACCTTCAAAATCAAGTTTCCCAGTTGCAGATGCAGCTTACCGTGGCTCAGACTGAGTTACTTCGCATTAAGATGCATCAAGATTCGCCTTCGCCACCTTACCTTGCACCCACTAACAACTTCAATAACATTGATTCTCAGCCTGAATACCTCAACTTCCCTCCTTCTACCAATGTAATCCAAGACCCATCTCTCAAAACTGAATCTATTTGGACTTAA
- the LOC107958532 gene encoding protein CHLOROPLAST IMPORT APPARATUS 2 has translation MGYNSMLKTPKKEEQQVPDASTASEFDDTKGSYAHGEIDIIEELEGILGVENEELSGDKVHAHLTWDFMDWETGFQNAEEEEGEEEEGDRKYFEKYNQAVKTEHLGFWEVDDEKRVSLNLNLNYQDVLDAWSDRGPLWADNYSISTATNGNAYYMGEVPMMELEERTRREASVLRYKEKRQSRLFCKKIRYQVRKLNADKRPRLKGRFVKRVS, from the exons ATGGGGTACAATTCAATGTTAAAGACCCCCAAGAAGGAAGAACAACAAGTTCCAGATGCGAGTACCGCTTCTGAATTCGACGATACCAAAGGAAGCTATGCCCATGGAGAGATTGATATTATTGAAGAACTGGAAGGTATTTTGGGGGTTGAAAATGAAGAATTGTCAGGGGATAAGGTACATGCTCATCTCACTTGGGACTTCATGGACTGGGAAACAGGGTTCCAGAATGCGGAAGAAGAAGAAGGTGAAGAAGAGGAGGGAGACCGGAAATACTTTGAAAAGTATAACCAGGCTGTAAAGACGGAGCATCTTGGTTTCTGGGAAGTAGATGATGAGAAAAGGGTTTCTTTGAACTTGAACTTGAATTATCAAGATGTCTTGGATGCATGGTCCGATCGTGGTCCTCTATGGGCAGATAATTATTCCATTTCAACCGCCACAAATGGCAATGCCTACTAT ATGGGAGAAGTGCCAATGATGGAATTAGAAGAAAGAACAAGAAGGGAAGCTAGTGTTCTAAGATACAAAGAGAAGCGTCAGTCTAGACTGTTCTGCAAGAAGATAAGGTATCAAGTCCGCAAACTCAATGCAGATAAAAGACCCAGGCTGAAG GGCCGGTTCGTGAAGAGAGTTTCCTAA